A stretch of the Corynebacterium maris DSM 45190 genome encodes the following:
- a CDS encoding cytochrome P450 — MTSAPAAPATGKCPFNHGFDAMGDDYFADPAAHFGSVRDETPTFFYPHLNAWIITRREDALTVLGDWKKFSSAANSAMIEVPEEHQHIISPDLISRVLVGSDPQGHTIARGVAQLGFLQEDMDALEPEIEARAHRIIDSFEANGKGNLLEDYCLELTTQTLLAHMGLGYEYADFIKQLRDDFFQVLASAQEPFEEPMRSIVWKRYTESNLTLREIIESRRESDARDLISIMASQKNEDGQYVLGADQIAIHLTEFAAAGTDTTAQAMANALLFLQDNPEAKDDAILEPELWTRVFEETVRRRPSSTFASRMSMIDVELSGAKIKKGDMVWIALASTNTDPDYVEEPFAFDIHRPDPEDHLAFSTGRHKCLGNPLARVQGAAGLKVLFERLPSVTVDDPEALDFVRFALLPARRSLWVTWDVADIERSKQQVVRTLNLTVAQRREESDGVISLTLRHPDGGELPAWKPGAHLDLHLPGEDGETLLRQYSLSSDSHDRSSYRVAILREADGRGGSMTAHDRVREGDTLTVSWPRNNFRFVESSNYLFLAGGIGITPILAMIREAEKAGKKWRLVYGGRTRASMAFTEELAAYGDRVQLVPQDEFGHLDLSSLLGEPAEDTLIYCCGPEGLLQAVEAGSAHWPKNSLRLERFSPKPITRDYDDEPFEVEFTESGTTVTVGAEASILDAAARAGLSVISSCKEGTCGTCETPVVSGDVDHRDSILTPDEQATNDTMMTCVSRAARGCGKLLLKR; from the coding sequence ATGACCAGCGCCCCGGCCGCCCCGGCCACTGGAAAGTGCCCCTTCAACCACGGCTTCGACGCCATGGGCGACGACTATTTCGCCGACCCGGCCGCCCATTTCGGCTCCGTCCGTGACGAGACGCCTACCTTCTTCTACCCGCACCTCAACGCGTGGATCATCACCCGCCGCGAGGACGCCCTGACCGTGCTCGGGGACTGGAAGAAGTTCTCCTCCGCCGCCAACTCCGCGATGATCGAGGTCCCGGAGGAGCACCAGCACATCATCTCCCCGGATCTGATCTCCCGGGTGCTCGTCGGCTCTGACCCGCAGGGCCACACCATCGCCCGCGGCGTGGCCCAGCTCGGCTTCCTCCAAGAGGACATGGACGCACTCGAGCCGGAGATCGAGGCCCGCGCCCACCGCATCATCGACTCCTTCGAGGCCAACGGCAAGGGCAACCTGCTCGAAGACTACTGCCTGGAGCTGACCACCCAGACGCTGCTGGCCCACATGGGCCTGGGCTACGAGTACGCCGACTTCATCAAGCAACTGCGCGACGACTTCTTCCAGGTCCTGGCCTCCGCGCAGGAACCCTTCGAGGAGCCGATGCGCTCCATCGTGTGGAAGCGATACACCGAATCAAACCTCACTCTGCGCGAGATCATCGAGTCCCGCCGCGAGTCGGATGCCCGCGACCTGATCTCCATCATGGCCTCGCAGAAGAACGAGGACGGCCAGTACGTCCTAGGAGCGGACCAGATCGCGATCCATCTGACGGAGTTCGCCGCCGCCGGCACCGACACCACCGCCCAGGCCATGGCCAACGCCTTGCTCTTCCTACAGGACAACCCCGAGGCGAAAGACGACGCTATCCTCGAGCCGGAGCTGTGGACCCGTGTCTTCGAGGAGACCGTCCGCCGTCGTCCATCGTCGACCTTCGCCTCGCGGATGTCGATGATCGACGTCGAACTCTCCGGCGCCAAGATCAAGAAGGGCGACATGGTCTGGATCGCCCTGGCTTCCACCAACACTGACCCGGACTATGTCGAGGAGCCCTTCGCCTTCGACATCCACCGTCCGGACCCAGAAGATCACCTGGCGTTTTCCACCGGCCGGCACAAATGCCTGGGCAACCCGCTGGCGCGTGTCCAGGGGGCCGCCGGCCTCAAGGTGCTCTTTGAGCGTCTGCCGTCCGTCACCGTCGATGATCCGGAGGCCCTCGACTTCGTCCGTTTCGCGCTGCTCCCGGCCCGGCGTTCCTTGTGGGTGACTTGGGATGTGGCCGACATCGAACGCTCCAAGCAGCAGGTCGTGCGCACCCTCAACCTCACGGTGGCGCAGCGGCGGGAAGAATCTGACGGCGTCATCTCGCTGACGCTGCGCCACCCGGACGGCGGGGAGTTGCCCGCCTGGAAACCCGGTGCGCACCTGGATCTGCATCTGCCGGGCGAGGACGGAGAGACGCTGCTGCGTCAGTACTCGCTATCGAGTGACAGCCACGACCGCTCGAGTTACCGGGTGGCGATCCTGCGGGAGGCCGACGGCCGCGGCGGTTCCATGACGGCCCACGACCGGGTTCGCGAGGGCGATACGCTCACCGTCTCGTGGCCACGCAATAACTTCCGCTTCGTGGAGTCCTCGAATTACCTGTTTCTCGCCGGGGGTATCGGCATCACTCCTATCTTGGCGATGATCCGGGAGGCGGAGAAGGCAGGCAAAAAGTGGCGGCTCGTCTACGGTGGGCGCACTCGGGCGTCGATGGCTTTCACCGAGGAGCTGGCGGCCTACGGGGACAGAGTGCAGTTGGTTCCACAGGATGAGTTCGGACACCTGGACTTGTCGTCCCTGTTAGGGGAGCCGGCCGAGGACACTTTGATCTACTGCTGCGGGCCGGAGGGGCTGCTCCAGGCGGTCGAGGCGGGTTCAGCGCATTGGCCGAAGAACAGCTTGCGGTTGGAGCGTTTCTCGCCGAAGCCGATCACCCGCGACTACGATGACGAACCCTTCGAGGTGGAGTTCACTGAATCCGGCACGACGGTGACCGTCGGCGCCGAGGCATCCATCCTGGACGCCGCCGCCAGGGCGGGGCTGTCCGTGATCTCTTCCTGCAAGGAAGGCACCTGTGGCACCTGCGAAACTCCGGTGGTCTCCGGCGACGTTGATCACCGCGATTCGATCCTGACCCCCGACGAGCAGGCCACCAACGACACCATGATGACCTGCGTTTCTCGCGCAGCACGTGGTTGCGGGAAGTTGCTGCTGAAACGATGA
- a CDS encoding SMP-30/gluconolactonase/LRE family protein codes for MHPGRSAHRGAFLAVPLAGLLALTACTSPTEATEADPASAETENAWQAQLLDAPHKPEDLIELASGTVFVSGMSADPGSADGGSGSLYTMDPVTGELAIAWPAPEVEETQNMERFGECPGPPDTSIASPHGLGAETAEDGTEHLYVVNHGGRESVEVFEVTAAGSVPDLTWVGCSILPEGSFGNGVVADPRSDGFYVTDFLDLADMEGEFERAFADEPTGAVLHWTPEGGWNQVPDSQMSTPNGIAVSEDGASLYVASWGGREIVELDAVTGERLSAAPIDLMPDNLRYTDDGRILVTGHVIDDFDTFLGYEFGDLEPEERYDVYALSPDTFTLEPIAQGNVPGFGNPTTALDVDGRIFVGSVAGDKILQLDPSEQS; via the coding sequence ATGCACCCCGGCCGATCCGCCCACCGCGGCGCCTTCCTCGCAGTTCCCCTCGCTGGACTGCTCGCCCTCACCGCCTGCACCAGTCCGACCGAGGCGACCGAGGCCGACCCCGCCTCCGCCGAGACCGAGAACGCCTGGCAGGCACAGCTTCTCGACGCGCCCCATAAGCCCGAGGACCTGATCGAGCTGGCTTCCGGCACGGTGTTCGTCAGCGGCATGTCGGCTGATCCCGGTAGCGCCGACGGCGGTTCCGGAAGCCTGTACACCATGGATCCGGTCACTGGAGAGCTGGCGATTGCTTGGCCCGCTCCCGAGGTGGAGGAAACCCAGAATATGGAGCGGTTCGGTGAATGCCCGGGCCCGCCGGACACGAGCATCGCCTCGCCCCATGGACTTGGCGCCGAGACCGCCGAGGACGGCACCGAGCACCTGTACGTGGTCAATCACGGTGGCCGCGAAAGCGTCGAGGTCTTCGAGGTCACCGCCGCCGGGAGCGTCCCTGACTTGACCTGGGTGGGATGTTCGATCCTGCCGGAGGGAAGCTTCGGCAACGGTGTGGTGGCCGACCCCCGCAGCGATGGTTTCTACGTGACCGACTTTCTGGACCTGGCGGACATGGAAGGGGAGTTTGAACGCGCCTTCGCCGACGAACCCACCGGCGCGGTCCTGCACTGGACGCCCGAGGGTGGCTGGAACCAGGTGCCCGACTCGCAGATGTCCACCCCAAACGGAATCGCGGTCTCCGAGGACGGTGCGTCGTTGTACGTCGCGTCCTGGGGTGGGCGAGAAATCGTTGAACTGGACGCCGTCACCGGCGAGCGCCTCAGCGCAGCGCCGATAGATCTCATGCCCGACAACCTGCGCTACACCGACGACGGACGAATTCTGGTCACCGGCCACGTGATCGACGACTTCGACACTTTCCTGGGCTACGAGTTCGGAGACCTCGAACCGGAGGAACGCTATGACGTCTACGCGCTCTCCCCGGACACGTTCACTCTGGAACCGATCGCCCAGGGAAACGTCCCAGGCTTCGGCAACCCCACGACGGCGCTGGACGTCGACGGCCGCATCTTCGTCGGTAGCGTGGCGGGGGATAAGATCCTCCAGCTCGACCCTTCAGAGCAGAGCTGA
- a CDS encoding TetR/AcrR family transcriptional regulator, which translates to MNLREQQAAETRQRFIDAAFELFSQQGYGASSMNQIAKAAGGSRANLYLHFRNKPDLVLAKMQAIEPDIIVPFRRLFESAPHDGESIRAWLEQVRDIFLEFRVEFAAVEQAMSEDEEVAAEWLGMIRRMSYSLPGLAENRQRLQDFVSLLMSLDRNYYFLYVRGHRDNEDFVLEALTRQWLTLFSDHRPA; encoded by the coding sequence ATGAATCTGCGGGAGCAACAAGCGGCGGAGACCCGTCAGCGATTCATCGACGCCGCCTTCGAGTTGTTCTCGCAACAGGGCTACGGGGCCAGCAGCATGAACCAGATCGCTAAAGCCGCTGGAGGCAGCCGAGCGAACCTCTACCTGCATTTCCGCAATAAGCCTGACTTGGTTCTGGCGAAGATGCAGGCGATAGAGCCGGACATCATCGTTCCTTTTCGTCGACTCTTTGAGTCCGCTCCCCACGACGGGGAGTCCATCCGCGCTTGGTTGGAACAAGTGCGTGACATTTTCTTGGAGTTCAGGGTCGAGTTCGCCGCCGTGGAGCAGGCCATGTCCGAGGACGAGGAGGTGGCCGCCGAGTGGTTGGGCATGATCCGCCGGATGAGCTACTCGTTACCGGGTCTGGCTGAAAACAGGCAACGGCTGCAAGACTTCGTCTCGCTGCTGATGAGCCTGGACCGTAACTATTATTTCCTCTACGTTCGTGGACACCGAGACAACGAAGACTTCGTTCTCGAAGCCCTGACCAGGCAGTGGCTGACTCTGTTTTCGGACCACCGCCCGGCCTGA